The DNA sequence GTGAATTTTGACTCCGTTGCCTTTAACATCAAACAGCTGAACGCAACCTACCGTATCGATCAGGAGAAACTCAACTTTGCCGGGCAGACGATCACCCTGTCTGACTTTAACGTACGGGACACCCTCGGCCGGACGCTGACTACCGACGGAACCATCGTGCTCAAGAACTTGCCCAATGCTACGTACAACATGCGGGTTCGGGCCAACAACTTTCAGGTGCTGAATGCCGCCCGTAAAGACAACAACTATGCGTATGGGCAGGCATCAGTAACGGCCGACCTGCGGATTAAAGGCGTCGGTACGAGTCCGTCGGTAAATGGGACCGTACGGCTCGAAGATGGCAGTAAAGTGTCCGTTGTCCTGCCCGATGAGTCGGTCGACGCCAATGAAGCCAATGGCATTGTTACCTTCATCAACCACAACGATTCGCTGGCGCTGAGTAAATACATTTACCGCCCCAAGCGCGACAGTGTGACCACACGGTTGGCATTCGACCAGTTGACCAACGCCAATATCTCGCTCGACCTGGAAGCCGACGAAAAATCAGAGCTGACGATCATCGTCGACGAACTGAACGGCGACTACCTGCGGGCGCGGGGTAACGCCCGGCTCAACGTAACGGTCAATGCGGCTGGTCAGATCAGCGTGCTGGGTCGATATGAAGTCACCGAAGGCGAGTACTCCCTAACCTATCAGGTACTGAAACGCCAGTTCGAGATTCAGAAAGGCGGCTACATTAATTTCTCCGGCGACCCCCTAAAGGCCGATCTGAACATCACGGCGATTTACAAAGTATCCGTAGCCCCCGGTGATTTGGTGGGAAATGAATCAACCTCGCTGCCAGGCTCGGATACCAAGCGGAAGATGCCGTTCGATGTTGCGTTGAGCATGAGCAACAACCTGGCCGCGCCCAAGCTGGACTTCGACATTCAGTTGTCGGGCGTCGATAAGAACGGCCAGACGTCGTCGAGCCCGCTCGTCACTACGATTGAAAACAAACTAACGACCCTCCGGCAGGATCAGTCACAAATCAACAAACAGGTCTTTGCGCTGCTCATCCTCAACCGGTTCCTGCCCGAGAACACATCGGACTTTTTCTCCGGATCGGGCAGTGGCGGGCTGGACAACCAGGCCGAAGGGGTGGCGCGCAGCAGCGTGAGCAAGCTGATTTCGGAGCAGTTGGGTCAACTGGCCTCCAACGTATTGAAAGGGTTCGACGTCGATTTTAACCTGCTTTCCCAAACGGGTAGCGCGAACACCGGCGGTACCACCAACGGCGCTCGTACCGATCTGAACGTCGGTGTGTCGCGAAGTTTCCTGGAAGGCCGCATTACGGTATCGGTAGGCAAGAACTTTGTGCTTGAAAATGCCGCGGGAGCGGCTACCTCTGCCAATCAGGTCTTTGATAACCTGTCGGTCAATTACACACTTACGCGTGACGGCCGCTATGTGCTGCGGGCCTACCGAAGCAATAACTACCAGGCCGTGCTGGACGGCTTTGTGATCGAAACGGGCGTCGGCTTTATCATCACCCTCGATTACAACACACTGGGCGAAATATTCCGCAAGACGTCGGCAGGTACGGCCGATCCATCCACTACGTCACTGAATTAAGCCTTCATGCTACCACTCATCCGTCATATCCTGAACAAACCTTTTCTTCTATGCTGAAGCAGACGCACAAATCACCCGGCCAATTTACCTGGACCGTCCTGAGTCTGCTGCTCCTCGCCTGTTTGCTCAACGCCTGTAATATTGCGAAACACCTGCCGGCCAATGAGCGGCTCTATATGGGAACGGACGTAAAAATCAACGCCGACTCGACCGTTACCAAGGTCGAGCAGGAATCTCTGTCCGAGCAACTGTCGGCGGTGGCGCGACCACGCCCCAATGCGCAACTCTTCGGCTATCCGTACCGGGTGGGTTTGTATTATCTGTTTGGTGAACCCAAAAAACCGAAGGGATTCCGATCCTGGTTCCGCAAAAAATTCGGCCGTGAACCTGTGTTCGCCAGCGCTCGTGCCATTTCGGCTAACGTGCCAATTATGAAGGCCCTGTTTCAGAACGAAGGCTACTTTGGTTCAACGGTAAGCGGCTCCCTCAAGGAAGAAGGCTACAAAGCGCGGGGCGTATATGAAGCAGAAATGAAACAACGTTTCTACGTCGACTCGGTTGCTTTTCAGAAAGACTCGGCCAACGTGGGCGTCCGGCCCGTAATCCAGGCCCTGCAGGCCTCAGCCCGGCGCACGATCTTCAAAAAGGGTGATCCCTATCGCTTCGATAACATCAAGCTGGAACGCGAGCGAATTGGTCAGGCCCTTAAGCAGCGTGGCTTGTATTATTTCACCCCCGACTACATTGGCGTACTGGCGGACAACGACACGGCCCGGCACCGGACCACGCTGATCTTCTATATCAAGCCCGAAATGCCCGAAGCCGCCGGTGTTCCCTACGGCATCCGCAACGTATTCATCTATCCCAATTATAATCTCTCTACGGCCCGCATTGATACCAACCGGGGGCAGGCCTACCAGTCTGAGCAGCGATTCAACATCGTTGATTCAACCCGCCGGTTCGACCCGAAACTGTTCCGCGACGTCGTGACGGTGGAGCCCGGCAGTCGATACAATAGCCGGCAGCAGGATCTGACCTTATCGCGGCTGGTCAACGTAGGCGCGTTTAAATTTGTCCGGAACCGGTTTGATCCTGATCAGCAGGGCGATTCGGCCGTATTGGATGTGCATTATTACCTGACGCCCTATCCCACCAAGTCGATGCGGCTGGAGTTGGACGGAACATCCCGCTCCAATAACTTCAATGGTACGCAGGCCATTCTGAGCTGGCGTAACCGAAACGCGTTGCGCCGGGCTGAACTCCTGACCATAAATGCTAACGCCGGTATCGAGTTTCAGGTAGGTGGGGGCGATCAGCCGCTGACCAATTACCGGTACGGACTTGACGCAGTTCTGACGTTTCCGCGGCTGGTGAGCCCTCTGCGATTCAAATATGACCAGCGACAGGCCCTCCCCAAAACGAACCTGACAGCAGGTTATCAGACTATCCTGCGCGGTGGTCTATACCGCATCAACTCGTTCAACACAACGTTTGGGTATGCTTGGCGACGGAGCCAGCGGGTTGAACACGTTTTCCAACCCTTTAATGCCAACTACGTTTTTGTGCCGTCGAAACACATCAGCACTCAATTTTACGAGATTCTCCAAGACACATTAGTACCAGCTGTAATCAAGCAGCAATACAACAACATCCTTTTCTCCGATCAGCTGATTTTAAGCACCCTTTATACATTCAACTACAACTCGTCGCCACGTTCCAACTCGCCCAACACGTTCCGTCTAACAGCCAATGCAGAAGCCGCCGGGAACCTGGCCAGCTTACTGATACCCCTTAAAGACGGTCAGGATCGCAAAACAATCTTTGGCGTTCCCTTTGCGCAGTACCTTCGCTTTGACACCGATGCGCGATTCTACCGCAAAATAGGAAGCAGTTTGACCTGGGCCAACCGTCTGTTTGCTGGACTGGGCCTCCCTTACGGCAACTCAAAAGAGTTTCAACTGCCGTTTACCCGCCAGTATTTCGTGGGCGGCAGCAACAGCATACGGGCTTTCCGGCCCCGCGCCATTGGGCCGGGTTTATTCACCCGTGATACGCTTCGTAACATACCCCTATTCCAGGATGGCGGGGGAGACATCCGGCTCGAAGCCAACACGGAGCTACGGCAGAAATTCAATAAGTACATTGAAGGGGCCATATTCGTCGACGCGGGTAATATCTGGACTTATTACCCATCGGACCGATTTACCGTTGACGGGCAGGATGGACAGTTCCGTCGCGATTTTTACCGACAGATTGCCGTTGGTACGGGGGTTGGTATCCGCATTGACCTCTCCTACTTCCTGGTACGATTTGACCTGGCAACTCCCCTCCGTAAACCTTATAAAACAAACGGCAGCGAGTGGGTCATCGACCAGATCAATTTCCGAAGCCGCGACTGGCGCAAACAAAACCTGGTCTTCAACATCGGTGTGGGCTACCCGTTCTAATCACGCGCTTACATAACGCGGGCCGCTGGTCCGCTTGCAAGGTAATTACCCGAGAACCAGCGGTCTGCCTTACTTGAGGATCGGTTTGATTACGGTCCAGACGTTTTCGGCTACAATCTTGTGACCGGCCGGATTGGGGTGAATACCATCAGCCTGATTGAGTTTTGGAATTCCACCCACGTTTTCGAGCAGGAACGGGATGAGAATCGCTTTATTCTTGTCGGCCAACTCCTTGAACAACTCCCGGAACTCCCGCGTATAGTCGGTACCCAGGTTGGGCGGAATCTGCATACCAGCCAGAACGATAGTTGCCTGCGGGCTTTTACGACGAACGGTATCCATGATAGCCTGTAGGTTCTGACGGGTAGCCGACAGCGGCAAGCCGCGCAGCCCGTCGTTACCACCCAGTTCGAGCACGAACACCGCCACCGGCTGGCGCAGTACCCAGCCGATACGGCTCTTGCCACCCGCCGTTGTTTCGCCACTCAGACCGGCGTTGACGACGGTATAGTTCAGACCCGCCGAGTCGATCTTTTCGCCGATCAGGGCCGGAAACGCCTGCGACGGCTCCACCCCGTAGCCAGCGGCCAGGCTATTACCAAAAAACAACACGGTCTGTTTGGTAGACGCTGGGATTGGTTTGGCCGGCTCAGCCGTTTGGGCGGGTTCCGTGGCTGGTTTGGTATCGGTTTTTGTTTCGGATGAGCCGCACCCCCAGACCGTTAAGATCAGCATCAGTCCGCTCATCACGGAATACAGCATTCGATTACCTGGTAAGAACTTCATAGACAGCAAGGCAGTTGTGTTTACACAAACAAAGTCGTATCCTCTGAAATTTGTTCAATGAGCATTCTACGCGTCGAAAATCTGACGAAAACATATGCCAGTGGAGGCAGCAACCTGACTGTTCTGCACGGCGTCAATTTTACCCTTGAACCGGGCGATACGTTCGCCATCGTTGGTCCGTCGGGCAGCGGCAAAACAACCCTGCTGGGCCTGTGTGCCGGACTCGACCGGGCGACATCGGGCAGTGTTTACCTGAACGATATCCGGCTCGATACCCTGAATGAAGATCAGCGGGCCGCCATCCGGAATCAATACGTCGGCTTCATTTTCCAGAACTTTCAGCTCCTGCCTACCCTGACGGCGCTAGAAAACGTCATGGTACCCCTCGAACTGCGGGGTGAACGCGGAGCCCAGAAGAATGCGCAGGCCTTGCTGGATCGTGTAGGTCTGGGCCAGCGCGGTCACCACTACCCCACCCAACTGTCGGGGGGCGAGCAGCAGCGCGTGTCGCTGGCCCGTGCGTTTGCCAATCGGCCCAAGCTCCTCTTTGCCGATGAACCCACCGGCAACCTCGATGCTGACACCAGTGCGACGGTCGTGGACCTACTGTTCGAACTCAACCGCGAAGCCGGCACGACCCTTGTCCTGGTTACCCATGATCTCGAGCTGGCCGCCCGTACGCAACGCATTGTCCGGGTTAAGGGCGGTACTGTCGTTTCCGATACACATACCCTGAAGAGCGAAAGCGTGAATGATTGAGCGAATGGTGATTGAGCCAACAAAGAAGACAGGCCTAATTGGATTCACCACTCCATTGCTCAGTCACTCGATAAACCTTACCTGATTCCATGAATTTCTCCTGGCTTTTCCGGATGGCCTGGCGCGACAGCCGTCGAAGCCGCCAACGGTTGTTACTATTCATGTCGGCCATTGTGCTCGGCATTGCGGCCCTGGTCGCCATCAACTCTTTTGGCGATAATCTGGCGCTGAGTATCGACGATCAGGCCCGCGAACTCCTGGGGGCCGACCTGACGCTGTCGTGGAACCGGCCACCAACCCGCAAAACGCAGCAACTTGCCAAAACCATCGGTCGAGATCGGGCCTACGAAGTATCATTCGCGTCGCTGGTCTCGATTCCCAAGACGGGTGGGGTTCGGCTCGCGCAGGTCAAGGGCCTGACGGGTAACTTTCCTTACTACGGCACCTGGGAGGTGCAGCCAGCATCGGCGGTGCAAACGTTCCGGCAGGCCAACGGCCGGGTTGCACTCGTTGATGATGCGCTACTAGTGCAACTGGGCGCGCAGCCCGGCGACTCGGTCCGGCTCGGAAATCTCTCGTTTCTGATTGCGGGCCGGGTAACTAAAACCCCGGGGCAGGCTGCCATTGCTGCTACGGTGGCTCCAACGGTTTTCGTTCCTAACCAGTTTCTGGAAAAGACAGGGCTGCTCCAACGCGGTAGCCGCGTCAACTACAAATACTACTATCAGTTTGCGCCGGGTACGGATGTCGAAAAGTACGTCCGGACTATTTCGGGCCGCCTGGACAAGGACGGTGTCAACTACGATACGGTTACCGAACGCAAAAAACAGACAGGCCGCTCCTTTGCCGACCTGACCAAATACCTGAGCCTGGTGGCCTTTGTAGCACTGTTACTGGGCTGCGTGGGCGTAGCCAGTGCCGTGCAGTTATACGTCAAAGAAAAGATTGCCTCGGTAGCTATTTTGCGCACCCTGGGCGCCAGTGGGCGGCAGGCGTTGCTGATTTACTTATTACAGACGGCTCTTATGGGCCTGATTGGCGCTACGGTTGGCGCACTGGTCGGGTCGGCGGTGCAGTTGATACTACCCCGCGTCTTTGGCGACTTCCTGCCGGTCAGCGTGCAAACGACACTGTCGGCACCGGCTATCCTGGGTGGTATTGGTACAGGACTCCTTATCTCGGTTCTATTCGCGCTACTGCCACTACTGGCTATTCGCAACGTATCTCCCCTGCGGGCACTGCGGAACTCCTACGACGATGATCTGAGCGGCCGCGACCCGCTGCGCTGGATAGTGTACTTACTCATCATTGGGTTTATCATTGGCTTTGCCTATCTGCAAACGCGCAACCTGATGCTGGCGGTAGGGTTCACCGGTGGGCTGGCGGTGGCGTTTGGTACGCTGACGCTGCTAGGTCTCGGCCTGATTGCCCTGGTTCGCCGATTTTTCCCCGCGTCGTGGAGCTACGTCTGGCGGCAGAGCCTGGCAAACCTCTACCGTCCCAATAACCAGACCCTTATCCTCGTGACCGCCATTGGCCTTGGGGCGTTTCTGATTGCTACGCTATACCTGACCCAGGGATTGCTGTTAGGCCGGGTGCAGCTGTCGGGTAGTGGCAAACAGCCCAACATGGTTCTGTTCGATATTCAGAATGAACAGATTGCCGGAGTACGGGCACTGGTCAAACAGCAGAAACTACCCATTTTACAGGAAGTGCCCGTGGTGACCATGCGCCTGAACGACATCAACGGCAAAACGGCCTCGGCGGGCAAGCCACCCCGTCCCGATCAGCCTACCGATACTGTCCGAACCGATACCGTCAGGCGGGCACCCAGCTGGGCCTTTACGCGTGAGTACCGGGTAACGTACCGCGACAGCCTGATTTCGTCGGAGAAGATCGCAGCCGGGAAAGGCCCTTACCAGGCAAACGGGGCTATCTATGTCTCCGTCGAGAAAGATTATATGGAACGGATGCACGTGAAACTTGGCGATACGCTGAATTTTAACGTGCAGGGTGCCCCTATTCCTACCATTGTGGGTGGTACCCGCGAGGTGGACTGGAGCCGGGTACAAACCAACTTCCTGATCGTCTTTCCATCGGGCGTACTGGAGCAGGCCCCGCAGTTCCGGGTCCTGATGACGCGCGTCCCCGACAATAAAACATCGGCGGTACTACAGCGCGGGCTGGTGAGTCAGTTCCCCAACGTATCAGCCATCGACCTGGGCCTGATTCTGCAAACGATCGACGAAATTCTGGGCCAGATCTCATTCGTAATCCGGTTCATGGCGTTGTTCAGCATCCTGACGGGCTTGCTGGTACTGGCGTCTTCGGTGGTCATCAGTAAATACCAGCGGCTACGGGAGAGCGTGCTGCTGCGTACCCTGGGTGCCAGCCGTAACCAGATTTTGCGTATTACGGCCTTGGAATACGGATTGCTGGGGCTGCTGGCTGCGCTGTCGGGCATTCTACTCTCGATAGCGGGGACCTGGGCGCTGGCGCGGTTCGTGTTCGAAGTAGCTTACCAGCCCGATGTTGTTCCCCTAATTGTCGTTACGGTCGTTGTTACGATACTGACGGTAGTGATTGGTGTCCTCAACAGCCGCGATGTGCTGGTCAGGCCCCCGCTCGACGTACTGCGGAGCGACGTGTAACGCCCGTTCTTCCGAAAAGTGGAGTCATAGTGGTGTCGGAATTCCAAGTCCGACACCACTATGACTCCACTTTTTTTGTGTCCGTGTTTGCCGGTTTGTTTTTTTCACGACTAAGGGTGATACCTGAATTTCCCTCCTAACTCAATCACCCTTAACCGTTTACTCATGGAAACCATCAAAAAGAAGCCTAAAAAAGCAACGGCAAATTTATCTGGTCAGGCGTTTCCAATTGTCACACCCGCGCCGTTTACGGAGCAGCCCGAACCCCGCAACGATCCGTCAACCGGGTTTCCGCCCCTGCCGGATGCCATCGTTAGCCAATCGCACTTTCCCGCCGAACTGCTTCAGTTGCTTTTGTCGGACGGGCAGGATACCAATCTGCCCATACCCACGCCACTACCGTTCCGGTTCTACAGCCTTAACATAGGCAGTTACCTGGTTCGTTTCGATCC is a window from the Spirosoma rigui genome containing:
- a CDS encoding ABC transporter ATP-binding protein is translated as MSILRVENLTKTYASGGSNLTVLHGVNFTLEPGDTFAIVGPSGSGKTTLLGLCAGLDRATSGSVYLNDIRLDTLNEDQRAAIRNQYVGFIFQNFQLLPTLTALENVMVPLELRGERGAQKNAQALLDRVGLGQRGHHYPTQLSGGEQQRVSLARAFANRPKLLFADEPTGNLDADTSATVVDLLFELNREAGTTLVLVTHDLELAARTQRIVRVKGGTVVSDTHTLKSESVND
- a CDS encoding arylesterase; its protein translation is MKFLPGNRMLYSVMSGLMLILTVWGCGSSETKTDTKPATEPAQTAEPAKPIPASTKQTVLFFGNSLAAGYGVEPSQAFPALIGEKIDSAGLNYTVVNAGLSGETTAGGKSRIGWVLRQPVAVFVLELGGNDGLRGLPLSATRQNLQAIMDTVRRKSPQATIVLAGMQIPPNLGTDYTREFRELFKELADKNKAILIPFLLENVGGIPKLNQADGIHPNPAGHKIVAENVWTVIKPILK
- a CDS encoding ABC transporter permease; its protein translation is MNFSWLFRMAWRDSRRSRQRLLLFMSAIVLGIAALVAINSFGDNLALSIDDQARELLGADLTLSWNRPPTRKTQQLAKTIGRDRAYEVSFASLVSIPKTGGVRLAQVKGLTGNFPYYGTWEVQPASAVQTFRQANGRVALVDDALLVQLGAQPGDSVRLGNLSFLIAGRVTKTPGQAAIAATVAPTVFVPNQFLEKTGLLQRGSRVNYKYYYQFAPGTDVEKYVRTISGRLDKDGVNYDTVTERKKQTGRSFADLTKYLSLVAFVALLLGCVGVASAVQLYVKEKIASVAILRTLGASGRQALLIYLLQTALMGLIGATVGALVGSAVQLILPRVFGDFLPVSVQTTLSAPAILGGIGTGLLISVLFALLPLLAIRNVSPLRALRNSYDDDLSGRDPLRWIVYLLIIGFIIGFAYLQTRNLMLAVGFTGGLAVAFGTLTLLGLGLIALVRRFFPASWSYVWRQSLANLYRPNNQTLILVTAIGLGAFLIATLYLTQGLLLGRVQLSGSGKQPNMVLFDIQNEQIAGVRALVKQQKLPILQEVPVVTMRLNDINGKTASAGKPPRPDQPTDTVRTDTVRRAPSWAFTREYRVTYRDSLISSEKIAAGKGPYQANGAIYVSVEKDYMERMHVKLGDTLNFNVQGAPIPTIVGGTREVDWSRVQTNFLIVFPSGVLEQAPQFRVLMTRVPDNKTSAVLQRGLVSQFPNVSAIDLGLILQTIDEILGQISFVIRFMALFSILTGLLVLASSVVISKYQRLRESVLLRTLGASRNQILRITALEYGLLGLLAALSGILLSIAGTWALARFVFEVAYQPDVVPLIVVTVVVTILTVVIGVLNSRDVLVRPPLDVLRSDV
- the tamL gene encoding translocation and assembly module lipoprotein TamL; translation: MLKQTHKSPGQFTWTVLSLLLLACLLNACNIAKHLPANERLYMGTDVKINADSTVTKVEQESLSEQLSAVARPRPNAQLFGYPYRVGLYYLFGEPKKPKGFRSWFRKKFGREPVFASARAISANVPIMKALFQNEGYFGSTVSGSLKEEGYKARGVYEAEMKQRFYVDSVAFQKDSANVGVRPVIQALQASARRTIFKKGDPYRFDNIKLERERIGQALKQRGLYYFTPDYIGVLADNDTARHRTTLIFYIKPEMPEAAGVPYGIRNVFIYPNYNLSTARIDTNRGQAYQSEQRFNIVDSTRRFDPKLFRDVVTVEPGSRYNSRQQDLTLSRLVNVGAFKFVRNRFDPDQQGDSAVLDVHYYLTPYPTKSMRLELDGTSRSNNFNGTQAILSWRNRNALRRAELLTINANAGIEFQVGGGDQPLTNYRYGLDAVLTFPRLVSPLRFKYDQRQALPKTNLTAGYQTILRGGLYRINSFNTTFGYAWRRSQRVEHVFQPFNANYVFVPSKHISTQFYEILQDTLVPAVIKQQYNNILFSDQLILSTLYTFNYNSSPRSNSPNTFRLTANAEAAGNLASLLIPLKDGQDRKTIFGVPFAQYLRFDTDARFYRKIGSSLTWANRLFAGLGLPYGNSKEFQLPFTRQYFVGGSNSIRAFRPRAIGPGLFTRDTLRNIPLFQDGGGDIRLEANTELRQKFNKYIEGAIFVDAGNIWTYYPSDRFTVDGQDGQFRRDFYRQIAVGTGVGIRIDLSYFLVRFDLATPLRKPYKTNGSEWVIDQINFRSRDWRKQNLVFNIGVGYPF